From a region of the Nodosilinea sp. PGN35 genome:
- a CDS encoding App1 family protein, whose protein sequence is MPINYLNNLRGAVARRLGLAGPLQVLAYRGYGSAEQLCFRGRVLRDDGLHPCDEDWPLWKNALNMLRRFDHDEVPGARLRLTFHGQTHEVETDRAGFFVDEVRPDPPLSGDSLWHEAHLELLEPGSDQEPVRAVAQMLVPQSRAQFGVISDIDDTIVYTSATDLLRMLRVAYLGNSQTRLPIPGIPALYQALQAGGDGQHENPIFYVSSSAWNMYDLFEEFMDAQGLPAGPISLVALDLSWSKLFSFDHSDHKRDEIEPILKQYPDLPFILIGDSGQKDPEIYTQIALDYPDRIACIYIRNIPKERPERQQELDALAAQVRRVGSELVTFEDATAAAHHAADRSWVQPQAVEAVQQAVAAAATLPSAQASA, encoded by the coding sequence ATGCCAATTAATTATCTCAACAACCTCCGGGGCGCTGTTGCCAGACGCCTGGGCCTGGCTGGCCCGCTACAGGTCTTGGCCTACCGAGGCTACGGCAGCGCCGAGCAGCTTTGTTTTCGGGGCCGGGTGCTGCGCGATGACGGCCTTCACCCCTGCGATGAAGATTGGCCGCTGTGGAAAAATGCTCTCAATATGCTGCGCCGCTTTGACCATGACGAGGTGCCGGGGGCGAGGCTGCGGCTGACGTTTCACGGCCAGACCCACGAGGTCGAAACCGATAGGGCAGGCTTTTTTGTCGATGAGGTGCGGCCAGACCCTCCGTTGTCTGGCGACAGCCTGTGGCACGAGGCTCACCTTGAGCTGCTAGAGCCAGGGTCTGACCAGGAGCCAGTGCGGGCGGTGGCTCAAATGCTGGTGCCGCAATCGCGGGCCCAGTTCGGCGTCATCAGCGACATCGATGACACCATTGTGTACACCAGCGCCACCGACCTGCTGCGAATGCTGCGGGTGGCCTACCTGGGCAATAGCCAAACCCGTCTGCCCATACCGGGTATTCCGGCTCTCTACCAGGCGCTTCAGGCAGGGGGAGATGGGCAGCACGAGAACCCGATTTTCTACGTCTCCAGCAGCGCCTGGAATATGTACGACCTGTTTGAGGAATTTATGGATGCCCAGGGGCTACCCGCCGGGCCGATTTCCCTGGTTGCCCTAGATCTGTCCTGGTCAAAGTTATTTTCCTTTGATCACAGCGATCACAAACGCGATGAGATCGAACCCATTCTCAAGCAGTACCCCGATCTGCCCTTTATTTTGATTGGCGACAGCGGCCAAAAGGATCCTGAAATTTACACCCAGATTGCCCTCGACTACCCCGATCGCATCGCCTGCATTTACATTCGCAATATTCCCAAAGAGCGCCCAGAGCGCCAGCAAGAACTAGACGCCCTGGCAGCACAGGTGCGGCGGGTAGGAAGCGAGCTAGTGACCTTTGAGGATGCAACCGCCGCCGCCCACCACGCCGCCGATCGCAGCTGGGTTCAGCCCCAGGCCGTTGAGGCGGTTCAGCAGGCGGTTGCCGCTGCGGCGACCCTCCCCTCAGCACAAGCTTCAGCATGA